One window of the Sulfitobacter alexandrii genome contains the following:
- a CDS encoding sensor histidine kinase: MVEPSDKRRTLTVSWRVRLATGALMLLAIVTISVTNSLLTDRFTESTRSRAELRIALYSGNLLAELRQNAIVPQLLARDPTLITALQTADYSLSTQRLISFVEEIGAASLMLYDVDGRTVAATDRNRLGANHRSDAYFVDAIRSNATIFSTIKMEGGGYKFMYSRRIQDGGATLGVIAVEVDLQKFERAWAGISDAVIVMDSSGEIILATEPRWRGLTEPEALSTQPARTAIERAIKVTADWTALPPDAYLQGEAVMRLENKIPFRGWRMTSYTTYASVREKVNGVLALEVMGFAILLALTFYFLSRRTAGRLAIFQRESAKLRALNAALQREIAERKRVQETLAVAEQTLEQSSKLAALGEMSAAVSHELNQPLAAMKTYLAGARLLLRRNRPEEALSSFGRIDDLIERMGAITRQLKSYARKGQEAFSPVDMGAALASSLSMMEPQLRQRQVQISRILPDAPVMVMGDRMRIEQVMVNLLRNALDATKSERNPQVEIMLSAGETATLTVRDNGPGIEDLDALFEPFYTTKQPGDGVGLGLAISSGIVSDLGGRLTARNGQGGGAVFEMQLPILGDTTNVEAAE; the protein is encoded by the coding sequence ATGGTGGAACCAAGTGACAAGCGGCGTACTCTGACGGTCTCCTGGCGGGTCCGGCTGGCCACCGGTGCGCTGATGCTGCTGGCGATCGTCACGATATCGGTCACCAACAGCCTGCTGACGGACCGTTTCACCGAAAGCACCCGCAGCCGGGCCGAGCTGCGGATCGCGCTGTATTCGGGCAACCTGCTGGCGGAGTTGCGTCAAAACGCCATCGTGCCGCAGCTTCTGGCCCGCGACCCGACCCTCATCACCGCCTTGCAGACGGCGGATTATTCGCTCTCCACCCAGCGGCTGATCTCGTTCGTCGAGGAAATCGGCGCGGCCTCTCTTATGCTGTACGACGTGGACGGGCGCACCGTGGCCGCGACCGACCGCAACAGGCTGGGCGCGAACCACCGTTCGGATGCCTACTTTGTCGATGCGATCCGGTCGAACGCCACGATCTTCAGCACCATCAAGATGGAGGGGGGCGGCTACAAGTTCATGTATTCCCGCCGGATTCAGGATGGCGGGGCGACGCTGGGCGTGATCGCGGTCGAGGTGGACCTGCAGAAGTTCGAACGCGCGTGGGCGGGGATCTCGGATGCGGTCATCGTGATGGACAGCAGCGGCGAGATCATTCTCGCGACGGAGCCGCGCTGGCGCGGCCTGACGGAACCCGAGGCGCTGTCGACCCAGCCGGCGCGGACGGCCATCGAACGCGCGATCAAGGTCACCGCGGACTGGACCGCGCTGCCGCCCGACGCCTACCTGCAGGGCGAGGCCGTGATGCGGCTGGAGAACAAGATCCCCTTCCGCGGCTGGCGCATGACCAGCTACACGACCTACGCGTCGGTCCGCGAGAAGGTGAACGGCGTGCTGGCGCTCGAGGTGATGGGGTTCGCCATCCTGCTGGCGCTGACGTTCTATTTCCTCAGCCGCCGCACGGCGGGGCGTCTGGCGATCTTCCAGCGCGAATCCGCGAAGCTGCGGGCGCTGAACGCGGCGCTTCAGCGGGAAATCGCCGAGCGCAAGCGCGTGCAGGAGACCCTCGCGGTGGCGGAGCAGACGCTGGAGCAATCCAGCAAGCTGGCCGCCCTGGGCGAGATGTCGGCGGCGGTCAGCCACGAGCTGAACCAGCCGCTGGCGGCGATGAAGACCTACCTGGCGGGCGCGCGCCTGCTGTTGCGGCGCAACCGGCCCGAAGAGGCGCTGTCGTCCTTTGGCCGGATCGACGACCTGATCGAGCGGATGGGCGCGATCACGCGGCAGCTGAAATCCTATGCGCGCAAGGGGCAGGAGGCGTTTTCGCCCGTGGACATGGGGGCGGCGCTGGCGTCCTCGCTGTCGATGATGGAGCCGCAGCTGCGCCAGCGGCAGGTGCAGATCAGCCGGATCCTGCCGGATGCGCCGGTCATGGTCATGGGAGACCGGATGCGGATCGAGCAGGTGATGGTCAATCTCTTGCGCAATGCCCTCGACGCCACCAAGTCGGAGCGCAACCCGCAGGTGGAGATCATGCTGAGCGCGGGAGAGACGGCGACACTGACGGTGCGCGACAACGGGCCGGGGATCGAGGATCTCGACGCGCTGTTCGAACCGTTCTACACGACCAAGCAGCCCGGCGACGGCGTCGGACTGGGGCTTGCGATCTCCAGCGGGATCGTCAGCGACCTGGGCGGACGGCTGACGGCTCGGAACGGACAGGGCGGTGGCGCGGTTTTTGAAATGCAACTGCCCATTCTGGGCGATACGACAAATGTGGAAGCGGCGGAGTAG
- the purQ gene encoding phosphoribosylformylglycinamidine synthase subunit PurQ — translation MRAAVIVFPGSNCDRDLAVAFRAAGAEVEMVWHKDSSLPQGIDIVGIPGGFSYGDYLRCGAIAAQSAICGAVREHAERGGYVLGVCNGFQVLTETGLLPGALLRNAGLKYICRTVGLKVETAASDFTAGYAAGDVIDIPIAHHDGNYFADADTIRRLQDEDRVAFTYTDNPNGAQADIAGILSANRRVLGMMPHPERAADAGHGGTDGAALFRALAGALAEA, via the coding sequence ATGCGTGCAGCCGTCATCGTGTTTCCCGGATCCAACTGCGACCGCGACCTCGCCGTGGCCTTTCGCGCTGCCGGCGCCGAGGTGGAGATGGTCTGGCACAAGGATAGCTCCCTCCCGCAGGGCATTGATATCGTTGGGATTCCCGGTGGGTTCTCCTACGGTGACTACCTGCGCTGCGGGGCGATTGCGGCGCAGTCCGCGATCTGCGGCGCGGTCAGGGAGCACGCGGAACGGGGCGGCTACGTCCTCGGGGTCTGCAACGGGTTCCAGGTGCTGACCGAAACGGGCCTGCTGCCGGGCGCGCTGCTGCGCAACGCGGGGCTGAAGTACATCTGCCGCACCGTCGGGCTGAAGGTCGAGACCGCGGCCAGCGATTTCACCGCCGGCTACGCCGCGGGGGACGTGATCGACATCCCGATCGCGCATCACGACGGCAACTACTTTGCCGATGCCGACACGATCCGGCGGTTGCAGGACGAGGACCGCGTGGCCTTTACCTATACCGACAATCCCAACGGCGCGCAGGCGGACATCGCGGGCATCCTGTCGGCCAACCGGCGGGTGCTGGGGATGATGCCGCACCCGGAACGGGCGGCGGACGCGGGCCATGGCGGCACGGACGGGGCGGCGCTCTTCCGCGCATTGGCGGGGGCGCTGGCAGAGGCGTGA
- a CDS encoding alcohol dehydrogenase catalytic domain-containing protein gives MRAARLTQWRAPLELVEVETPDVPEGGVLLRVLACGICRSDWHVWTGADPDVVLPHIPGHEYCGEVVAVGDGVTRWRPGDRVIAPFILACGRCPDCAAGHQTVCARQVLPGFTQAGSFAEMVAVPFADTNLTPLPEGLDPAIAAAMGCRVTTAYHALTGRAAVRAGEWVAVFGAGGVGLSALLLARALGARVVMVDVVPEKLATARDLGASGVVNAAEADPVAAIRDLTGGGADVAIEALGLPETTANALRCLRKLGRMVQVGMPAGAHFTMPVPMDAVYGGQLALFGTRGMPAWRYPSLLSLIAATDLDLSPLVTRRVALSDATAELAVFDGPAPPGVAVITDFQS, from the coding sequence ATGCGGGCCGCGCGGCTGACGCAATGGCGCGCGCCGCTCGAACTGGTCGAGGTGGAGACGCCCGACGTACCGGAGGGCGGCGTTCTGCTGCGGGTGCTCGCCTGCGGCATCTGCCGGTCCGATTGGCACGTCTGGACCGGGGCGGACCCCGACGTGGTCCTGCCCCATATCCCCGGACACGAGTATTGCGGCGAAGTGGTCGCCGTCGGTGACGGCGTGACGCGCTGGCGCCCCGGCGACCGGGTGATCGCGCCGTTCATCCTCGCCTGCGGCCGCTGCCCCGACTGCGCGGCGGGACATCAGACCGTCTGCGCGCGGCAGGTGCTGCCGGGGTTCACCCAGGCCGGATCCTTTGCCGAGATGGTCGCCGTGCCCTTCGCCGACACCAACCTGACGCCCTTGCCCGAGGGGCTGGACCCGGCGATCGCCGCCGCGATGGGCTGCCGGGTGACCACCGCCTACCATGCGCTGACCGGCCGCGCCGCGGTGCGGGCGGGCGAATGGGTCGCCGTCTTCGGCGCGGGCGGCGTGGGGCTGTCGGCCCTGCTGCTTGCGCGGGCCCTCGGCGCGCGGGTCGTCATGGTGGACGTCGTGCCCGAAAAGCTCGCCACCGCGCGCGATCTGGGCGCCAGCGGCGTCGTGAACGCGGCCGAGGCCGATCCCGTGGCGGCGATCCGCGACCTGACGGGGGGCGGCGCAGACGTGGCGATCGAGGCGCTGGGGCTACCGGAGACCACCGCCAATGCCCTGCGGTGCCTGCGCAAGCTGGGGCGGATGGTGCAGGTCGGCATGCCGGCGGGCGCGCATTTCACCATGCCGGTCCCGATGGACGCGGTCTATGGCGGGCAGCTTGCCCTGTTCGGCACCCGGGGCATGCCCGCATGGCGGTACCCCTCGCTGCTGTCGCTGATCGCGGCGACCGATCTCGACCTGTCCCCGCTGGTCACCCGGCGCGTCGCCCTGTCGGACGCGACCGCGGAACTGGCCGTTTTCGACGGGCCCGCACCTCCCGGCGTGGCCGTCATCACCGACTTTCAATCCTAG
- a CDS encoding ribonuclease E/G, producing the protein MPKKMLIDATHAEETRVVVVDGNKVEEFDFESENKRQLAGNIYLAKVTRVEPSLQAAFIDYGGNRHGFLAFSEIHPDYYQIPVADRQALLEEERAYAEAQAAREEEEDKPKRSSRSRSRSRSKSKAEDVTSEDATTSSDISGMETVDLSDDDEVEVAEDEASSPMERVGETPVETPAVDDDDHDDDDHDGEGDSAADRDDSIESVADEDDSEEIRMPRKPRPKRYKIQEVIKVRQILLVQVVKEERGNKGAALTTYLSLAGRYCVLMPNTARGGGISRKITNAADRKKLKEIANEIKVPTGAGLIVRTAGAKRTKAEIKRDYEYLQRLWEQIRELTLKSMAPAKIYEEGDLIKRSIRDLYNRDIDEIHVEGERGYRIAKDFMKMIMPSHAKNVKRYEERLPLFARYQVESYLSGMFNPTVQLPSGGYIVIGVTEALVAIDVNSGRATKEGSIEQTALKTNLEAADEVARQLRLRDLAGLIVIDFIDMDERKNNAAVEKRMKDKLKTDRARIQVGRISGFGLMEMSRQRLRPGMIEATTQPCQACHGTGLIRSDDNLALSIIRQIEEEGTRKRSREVLIKAPVGIANFLMNQKREHVAQCEARYGMSVRIEGDPHLVSPDFSMEKFKTATRVVPPSNHVVSVDTSLMDQIDEDDAAADEAEDEADSGDTGSSKGEHGNGGSSSSSSSSSDGEGKPKRRRRRRRSRSKSKSNGDHQNGDQQNGDQSSDDDASGDDARESGDSADKVSQSPEAAQGDTPADAVPSQDAAAEPAETKKKPTSRSRSRSSSSKAKAEAEAAADTDAKASAPAESAGSAEEDKPKPKSTRSRSSSSKSKSTAKKDDAAKADDAATGDAPAKTTAAKPKSSRSSAKPKAAPPTTEAEAPAVDIAPEQPAPPADTAPQTPEPAVDDKAEKPADAGTGAPETPLPGVPVDPEAQAAKAEAEKAKEDETAEKKPKKRGWWSLGG; encoded by the coding sequence ATGCCTAAGAAAATGCTTATCGATGCCACCCACGCGGAGGAAACGCGTGTCGTGGTCGTGGACGGAAACAAGGTCGAGGAATTCGATTTCGAATCCGAGAACAAGCGCCAGCTTGCTGGCAACATCTACCTCGCCAAGGTAACACGTGTAGAGCCGTCGCTGCAGGCGGCCTTCATCGACTACGGCGGCAACCGGCACGGCTTCCTCGCCTTTTCGGAGATTCACCCCGACTACTACCAGATTCCCGTGGCCGACCGTCAGGCGCTGCTGGAAGAGGAGCGCGCCTATGCAGAGGCGCAGGCGGCCCGCGAAGAGGAGGAGGACAAGCCCAAGCGGTCTTCCCGGTCGCGGTCGCGCAGCCGGTCCAAGTCGAAGGCGGAGGATGTCACGTCGGAGGACGCGACGACATCCAGCGATATCAGCGGGATGGAGACCGTCGACCTGTCGGACGACGACGAGGTCGAGGTCGCCGAGGATGAAGCGTCTTCGCCGATGGAACGGGTGGGCGAAACCCCGGTCGAGACACCGGCGGTGGACGATGACGATCACGACGACGATGACCACGACGGCGAGGGCGACAGCGCCGCGGATCGCGACGACAGCATCGAATCCGTCGCCGACGAGGACGACAGCGAGGAAATCCGCATGCCGCGCAAGCCGCGGCCCAAGCGCTACAAGATCCAGGAAGTCATCAAGGTGCGCCAGATCCTGCTGGTGCAGGTTGTCAAGGAAGAGCGCGGCAACAAGGGCGCGGCGCTGACCACCTATCTGTCGCTGGCGGGCCGCTACTGCGTGCTGATGCCGAATACCGCCCGCGGTGGCGGCATTTCGCGCAAGATCACCAACGCCGCCGACCGCAAGAAGCTCAAGGAGATCGCGAACGAGATCAAGGTGCCCACCGGGGCTGGCCTGATCGTGCGCACGGCCGGCGCGAAGCGCACCAAGGCCGAGATCAAGCGCGACTACGAATACCTGCAGCGCCTGTGGGAGCAGATCCGCGAGCTGACCCTCAAGAGCATGGCGCCCGCCAAGATCTACGAGGAAGGCGACCTTATCAAGCGGTCGATCCGCGATCTCTACAACCGTGACATCGACGAGATCCACGTGGAGGGCGAACGCGGCTACCGCATCGCCAAGGACTTCATGAAGATGATCATGCCGTCCCACGCCAAGAACGTGAAACGCTACGAGGAGCGGCTGCCCCTGTTCGCGCGCTACCAGGTGGAATCCTACCTGAGCGGCATGTTCAATCCGACCGTGCAACTGCCCTCCGGCGGTTACATCGTGATCGGCGTGACCGAGGCGCTGGTGGCGATCGACGTGAACTCGGGCCGGGCCACCAAGGAAGGCTCGATCGAGCAGACGGCGCTCAAGACCAACCTCGAGGCGGCCGACGAGGTCGCGCGCCAGTTGCGCCTGCGCGACCTTGCCGGTCTGATCGTCATCGACTTCATCGACATGGACGAGCGCAAGAACAACGCCGCCGTCGAGAAGCGGATGAAGGACAAGCTCAAGACCGACCGCGCCCGCATCCAGGTCGGCCGCATCTCGGGGTTCGGCCTCATGGAGATGTCGCGCCAGCGCCTGCGTCCCGGCATGATCGAGGCGACGACCCAGCCCTGTCAGGCCTGCCATGGCACCGGGCTGATCCGGTCCGACGACAACCTCGCCCTGTCGATCATCCGCCAGATCGAGGAGGAAGGCACCCGCAAGCGGTCGCGCGAGGTGCTGATCAAGGCGCCGGTCGGCATCGCCAACTTCCTGATGAACCAGAAACGCGAACACGTGGCGCAGTGCGAGGCACGCTATGGCATGTCCGTGCGGATCGAGGGCGACCCGCATCTGGTCAGCCCCGACTTCAGCATGGAGAAATTCAAGACCGCGACCCGCGTCGTGCCGCCGTCGAACCACGTGGTTTCGGTGGACACGTCGCTGATGGACCAGATCGACGAGGATGACGCCGCCGCCGACGAGGCCGAGGACGAGGCGGACAGCGGCGATACCGGCAGTTCCAAGGGCGAGCACGGGAACGGCGGGTCTTCGTCTTCCTCCTCCTCGTCCTCCGACGGGGAAGGCAAGCCCAAGCGCCGCCGCCGCCGCCGCCGCAGCCGGTCCAAGAGCAAGTCGAACGGGGATCACCAGAACGGGGATCAGCAGAACGGCGACCAGTCCTCCGATGACGATGCGTCCGGCGACGATGCGCGTGAGTCCGGCGATTCGGCGGACAAGGTGAGCCAGTCGCCCGAGGCCGCCCAAGGTGATACGCCGGCCGACGCCGTGCCGTCGCAGGACGCGGCGGCCGAGCCTGCCGAGACCAAGAAGAAGCCGACCAGCCGCAGCCGTTCGCGCAGTTCGTCGTCCAAGGCAAAGGCCGAGGCCGAAGCCGCCGCCGATACCGATGCCAAGGCATCCGCCCCGGCGGAGAGCGCCGGATCGGCGGAGGAAGACAAGCCCAAGCCGAAGTCCACGCGCTCGCGCAGCAGTTCTTCCAAGTCGAAATCGACCGCCAAGAAGGACGACGCGGCCAAGGCGGACGACGCGGCAACCGGGGACGCACCGGCCAAGACGACGGCGGCCAAGCCGAAGTCGTCGCGCAGCAGTGCCAAGCCGAAGGCGGCGCCCCCGACCACCGAGGCCGAGGCGCCCGCCGTGGATATCGCGCCCGAGCAGCCCGCGCCGCCTGCCGACACCGCGCCGCAGACACCGGAACCGGCCGTCGACGACAAGGCGGAAAAACCGGCAGACGCGGGCACCGGCGCGCCGGAGACTCCGCTGCCCGGCGTGCCGGTCGACCCCGAAGCGCAGGCCGCCAAGGCCGAGGCCGAGAAAGCCAAGGAAGACGAGACCGCCGAGAAAAAGCCCAAGAAACGGGGCTGGTGGTCGCTGGGCGGCTGA
- a CDS encoding cytochrome c biogenesis CcdA family protein has protein sequence MFGIELIDAGLLPAMLVALLAGVISFLSPCVLPIVPPYLAYMSGVSLGDMSSVGTARRRAVVAALFFVLGLSTVFLILGFTASAFGAFFLQNQVIFARISGVVIIVFGLHFLGLFRIPFLDREARIEAGDKGGSSFGAYVLGLAFAFGWTPCIGPQLGAILSLAASEASVSRGTLLLGIYAAGLGIPFLLAAMFITRAMGLMNRIKRHMALIERVMGLLLILVGLAMVTGAFSSFAFWLLETFPALGELG, from the coding sequence ATGTTTGGTATCGAACTCATCGACGCGGGGCTGCTGCCCGCGATGCTCGTGGCGCTGCTGGCCGGCGTCATCAGCTTTCTCAGCCCCTGCGTCCTGCCCATCGTGCCGCCCTACCTCGCGTACATGAGCGGTGTGAGCCTTGGCGACATGTCGAGCGTGGGGACGGCGCGGCGGCGCGCCGTGGTGGCGGCCCTGTTCTTTGTGCTCGGGCTGAGCACGGTGTTCCTGATCCTCGGCTTCACCGCCTCGGCCTTCGGTGCGTTCTTTCTGCAGAACCAGGTGATCTTCGCGCGCATTTCCGGTGTCGTCATCATCGTTTTCGGTCTGCACTTTCTCGGGCTGTTCCGCATTCCCTTCCTCGACCGCGAGGCGCGGATCGAGGCGGGGGACAAGGGCGGTTCGAGCTTTGGTGCCTATGTGCTGGGGCTTGCCTTTGCCTTTGGCTGGACACCCTGCATCGGGCCGCAGCTGGGCGCGATCCTGTCGCTGGCGGCCTCAGAGGCCTCGGTCTCGCGCGGGACGCTTCTGCTGGGGATCTACGCGGCGGGGCTGGGGATACCGTTCCTGCTGGCGGCGATGTTCATCACCCGCGCCATGGGCCTGATGAACCGGATCAAGCGGCATATGGCGCTGATCGAGCGGGTCATGGGCCTGTTGCTGATACTGGTCGGGCTCGCCATGGTGACCGGCGCGTTCTCGAGCTTTGCCTTCTGGCTGCTGGAGACCTTTCCCGCGCTCGGCGAACTGGGATAG
- a CDS encoding sigma-54-dependent transcriptional regulator gives MAQAMKIAIVDDEQDMRQSISQWLALSGYDTETFGSAEDALKKLGPDYPGIVISDIKMPGMDGMQFLKKLMGNDSALPVIMITGHGDVPMAVEAMRVGAFDFLEKPFNPDRMNELAKKATLARRLTMDNRALRRELSDGGQLMKKLIGQSPVMERLREDILDLGQADGHVLIDGETGTGKTLVAHALHAVGSRAGKKFVLVSCGALEEDALSKRLFGPMLPEDTQLPAVEEARGGTLVLEDIEALSETLQARLLSVINEQGTPAETRIVAISNLQEAGRTSEDALRSDLFYRLAALRITVPPLRQRGEDILTLFTRLSDQFADEYGCEAPQVSAQEAAQLLQAPWPGNVRQLINVAERAVLQSRRGSGTIASLLMSDHDEMQPVMTTEGKPLKEYVEAFERMLIDNTMRRHKGSIASVMDELCLPRRTLNEKMAKYGLQRSDYL, from the coding sequence ATGGCACAGGCAATGAAGATCGCGATTGTCGACGACGAACAGGACATGCGGCAGTCCATCAGCCAGTGGCTGGCGTTGTCGGGGTACGACACGGAAACCTTCGGATCGGCCGAGGACGCCCTGAAGAAGCTGGGGCCGGATTATCCCGGCATCGTCATCTCGGATATCAAGATGCCGGGCATGGACGGGATGCAGTTTCTCAAGAAGCTGATGGGCAACGACAGCGCGCTGCCGGTCATCATGATCACGGGCCACGGCGATGTGCCGATGGCGGTCGAGGCGATGCGCGTGGGCGCGTTCGACTTTCTGGAGAAACCCTTCAACCCCGACCGGATGAACGAGCTGGCCAAGAAGGCGACGCTGGCGCGGCGGCTGACCATGGACAACCGCGCCCTGCGGCGCGAATTGTCGGACGGCGGTCAGCTGATGAAGAAGCTGATCGGCCAGAGCCCGGTGATGGAGCGCTTGCGCGAGGACATCCTTGACCTTGGGCAGGCCGACGGTCACGTGCTGATCGACGGCGAGACCGGGACCGGCAAGACGCTGGTGGCGCACGCGCTGCACGCGGTCGGCAGCCGCGCCGGCAAGAAGTTCGTGTTGGTGAGCTGCGGTGCGCTGGAAGAGGACGCGCTGAGCAAGCGGCTTTTCGGCCCGATGCTGCCGGAGGACACCCAGCTTCCCGCGGTCGAGGAAGCCCGTGGCGGCACCTTGGTGCTCGAGGATATCGAGGCGCTGTCGGAAACCCTTCAGGCGCGGCTTCTGAGCGTGATCAACGAGCAGGGCACACCGGCCGAGACCCGCATCGTCGCGATCTCGAACCTGCAGGAAGCCGGGCGGACGTCGGAGGACGCGCTGCGGTCGGACCTTTTCTACCGGCTGGCGGCCCTGCGGATCACGGTGCCGCCGCTGCGCCAGCGCGGAGAGGATATCCTGACCCTGTTCACACGGCTGTCGGACCAGTTCGCGGACGAGTACGGCTGCGAGGCGCCGCAGGTGAGCGCACAGGAGGCCGCGCAACTGCTGCAGGCCCCGTGGCCGGGCAACGTGCGCCAGCTGATCAACGTGGCGGAACGCGCGGTGCTGCAATCGCGGCGCGGATCGGGCACCATCGCCTCGCTTCTGATGAGCGACCACGACGAGATGCAGCCGGTGATGACGACCGAGGGCAAGCCGCTGAAAGAATATGTCGAAGCCTTCGAGCGGATGCTGATCGACAACACCATGCGCCGGCACAAGGGGTCCATCGCCAGCGTGATGGACGAGCTGTGCCTGCCGCGCCGGACGCTGAACGAGAAGATGGCCAAGTACGGCCTGCAGCGGTCGGACTACCTGTAG
- the purS gene encoding phosphoribosylformylglycinamidine synthase subunit PurS, with product MKARVHVMLKNGVLDPQGEAVRHALGALGFDGVNGVRQGKVIELDLAEGTTEADVTAMCEKLLANTVIESYTVEMA from the coding sequence ATGAAGGCACGGGTGCATGTGATGTTGAAGAACGGGGTGCTCGACCCCCAGGGCGAAGCGGTGCGCCATGCGCTCGGCGCGCTCGGGTTCGACGGCGTGAACGGCGTGCGGCAGGGCAAGGTGATCGAGCTCGACCTCGCGGAGGGCACCACGGAGGCGGACGTGACCGCCATGTGCGAGAAGCTGCTGGCCAACACGGTCATCGAATCCTACACGGTGGAGATGGCCTGA
- a CDS encoding sulfurtransferase TusA family protein, translating into MTTHDLDALGLLCPLPVLKLRKRLGALAPGDCISMRADDPAAIVDVPHFCAQAGHTLLETRDEGPSQVYLVRKGG; encoded by the coding sequence ATGACCACGCATGACCTCGACGCCCTCGGGCTGCTCTGCCCCCTGCCCGTTCTCAAGCTGCGCAAGCGGCTGGGGGCGCTGGCGCCGGGCGACTGCATTTCGATGCGTGCCGATGATCCCGCCGCCATCGTGGACGTCCCGCACTTCTGCGCCCAGGCCGGTCACACCCTGCTCGAAACCCGCGACGAAGGGCCTTCGCAGGTCTACCTCGTGCGCAAGGGCGGATAG
- the purC gene encoding phosphoribosylaminoimidazolesuccinocarboxamide synthase, translating to MARRNKIYEGKAKILYEGPEPGTIVQYFKDDATAFNAQKKDVIEGKGVLNNRLSEFFMTGLNQIGVPTHFIKRLNMREQLVRQCEIIPLEVIVRNFAAGSMAKRLGIEEGMQLPRPIVEYCYKDDKLGDPLVTEEHIAAFGWASQQDMDDILSLALRVNDFLSGVMMAVGIKLVDFKIEIGRVYDGDFQRLIVADEISPDSCRLWDIETGQKLDKDVFRRDLGSLTDAYTEVARRLGVMPKSSTPISKPTLIN from the coding sequence ATGGCCCGGCGCAACAAGATCTACGAAGGCAAAGCCAAGATTCTCTACGAAGGTCCCGAACCCGGCACCATCGTACAGTACTTCAAGGACGACGCCACCGCCTTCAACGCGCAGAAGAAGGACGTGATCGAAGGCAAGGGCGTGCTGAACAACCGCCTGAGCGAATTCTTCATGACCGGGCTGAACCAGATCGGGGTGCCCACGCATTTCATCAAGCGGCTGAACATGCGCGAGCAGCTGGTGCGCCAGTGCGAGATCATCCCGCTCGAGGTCATCGTGCGCAACTTTGCCGCCGGGTCCATGGCCAAGCGGCTGGGGATCGAGGAAGGGATGCAGCTGCCACGCCCGATCGTCGAATACTGCTACAAGGACGACAAGCTGGGCGACCCGCTGGTCACCGAGGAACACATCGCCGCCTTCGGCTGGGCCAGCCAGCAGGACATGGACGACATCCTGAGCCTTGCGCTGCGGGTGAACGATTTCCTCTCGGGCGTGATGATGGCCGTGGGCATCAAGCTGGTGGACTTCAAGATCGAGATCGGCCGCGTCTACGATGGCGACTTCCAGCGCCTGATCGTCGCGGACGAGATCAGCCCCGACAGCTGCCGCCTGTGGGACATCGAGACCGGGCAGAAGCTGGACAAGGACGTGTTCCGCCGCGACCTGGGGTCGCTCACCGACGCCTATACCGAAGTCGCGCGTCGGCTGGGGGTGATGCCGAAATCGTCGACGCCGATTTCCAAGCCGACCCTCATCAACTGA